TTCGCCCTGCTCGGTGGCTCGGGCAGCGGCAAATCGACCCTGCTGCGCTGCCTGGGCGGCTTCGAGACGCCCACCAAGGGCAGCATCACCCTCGATGGCCAGCGCCTGGACGCGCTGCCGCCGTACCAGCGGCCGGTCAACATGATGTTCCAGTCCTACGCCCTGTTCCCGCACATGACGGTCGAGCAGAACATCGCCTTCGGCCTGAAGCAGGACGGCCTGGCCAAGGACGCGATCAGCCGGCGCGTGGGCGAGATGCTCGACCTGGTGCAGATGGCCCACCTGGGCAAGCGCAAGCCGCACCAGCTCTCCGGAGGCCAGCAGCAGCGCGTGGCGCTGGCGCGGTCGCTGGCCAAGGGGCCCAAGCTGCTGCTGCTGGACGAACCGATGGGCGCGCTGGACAAGAAGCTCCGCTCGCAGATGCAGCTGGAACTGGTCAGCATCATCGAATCGTCGGGCGTGACCTGCGTGATGGTCACCCACGACCAGGAAGAGGCCATGACCATGGCCACCCGCATCGCGGTGATGGATGCCGGCTGGATCCAGCAGGTCGGCAAGCCGGATGAGGTCTACGAGCAGCCGGCCAACCGCTTCGTCGCCGGCTTCATCGGCTCGGTCAACCTGTTTGAAGGTGTCATCGACGAGGACTTGCCCGAGTACGTGACCGTGCGCTCGCCGCTGTTCCCCGCACCGGTCTACATCGCCCACGGCATCACCTGCTACGAAGGGCAGCCGGTCGCGTTCGCGCTGCGCCCGGAAAAGGTGATGATCGGCAAGGACGAGCCGGAAGGGCACACCAACAAGGCGCAGGGCGTGATCGAGGACATCGCCTATTTCGGCAGCCATTCGGTCTACCACGTGCGCCTGCCCAGCGGCACCAAGGTGCTGGCCAACTTCGCCAACTCGCAGCGCTGGGCCAGCGATGGTCTGACCTGGGGTGACGAAGTGTGGGTGCACTGGCGCGACAACGACGGCGTGGTGCTGACCTCATGAGCGCTTCGGGCCTGAAGCGCTGGCTGCCGGGCACGCGTGCCACGGTCATCGGCATTCCCTACCTGTGGCTGCTGCTGTTCTTCGCGGTGCCGTTCCTGATCGTGCTGATGATCAGCTTCTCGCACAGCCGGGTCGGCTCGCCGCCGTACACCTGGCTGCTGCAGTATGTCGATGGCGCGTTCTCGCTCAAGCTCAACCTCGAGAATTACCTCGCGCTGTTCCGCGATTCGATCTACGCCCAAGCCTTCCTCAGCTCGATCAAGATCGCAGCGATCTCCACCTTCCTCACCCTGCTGATCGGCTACCCGATGGCCTATGCCATCGCGCGCCTGTCGCCGGCCGCGCGCAACGTGGCGATGATGCTGGTGGTGCTGCCGTCGTGGACCTCGTTCCTGATCCGCGTGTATGCGTGGAAGGCGATCCTGGACCGCAACGGCCTGCTCGACCAGTTCCTGCAGTTCACCGGCCTGCAGTCGCTGATGACCAGCATGGGCCTGCCCAAGCTGCAGCTGATCGACACTCCCACGGCGGCCTACATCGGCATCGTCTACTGCTACCTGCCGTTCATGGTGCTGCCGCTGTACGCCAACCTGGTCAAGCATGACAACCGCCTGCTGGAAGCGGCCTACGACCTCGGCGCCAAGCCGTGGCAGGCCTTCCTGCGCATCACCCTGCCGTTGTCCAAGGCGGGCATCATCGCCGGCTGCATGCTGGTGATGATTCCGGCGGTGGGTGAATTCGTGATCCCGGAAATGCTCGGCGGCTCGGAAACACTGATGGTCGGCCGCCAGCTGTGGAACGAGTTCTTCAACAACCGCAACTGGCCGGGTGCTTCGGCGATGGCGGTGGCGATGATCCTGCTGCTGCTGGTGCCCATCCTGTGGTTCAACCGTTCCCAGCAGCGCCTGCTGGAAGGGAAGCAGGCATGAGTCCGCGTAGCGCAAAGGGCCTGGGCCTGGGCGTGCTGCTGCTCGGCTTCGCCTTCCTGTACCTGCCGATCCTGCTGCTGATGTTCTATTCGTTCAACAGCTCGCGGCTGGCGATGGTCTGGGCCGGGTTCTCCACCCGCGCCTACAGCGACCTGTTCGCCGACCGCGCGCTGATGGATGCGATGTGGACCAGCCTGGTGGTGGCGTTCTGGACCGCCTGCACCGCCACCGTGCTGGGCACGCTGGCGGCGATGGTGATGACCCGCTTCCGCCGCTTCCGCGGCAAGCAGGTGTTCGGTGCGCTGGTCACCGCGCCGCTGGTGATGCCCGATGTGATCCTCGGCTTCTCGCTGATGGCGCTGCTGGCCTCGATGGGCGCCATTCCCGGCTTCCCCGCACGCGGCCTGGCCACCATCTGGATCGCCCACGTCACCTTCACCCTGTGCTTCGTCACCGTGGTGGTGTCCTCGCGCCTGCAGGAAATGGATCTCTCGCTGGAAGAAGCGGCGATGGATCTCGGCGCCAGCCGCCTGACCGTGTTCGGCCGCATCACGCTGCCGATCATCGCCCCGGCGCTGGTGGCCGGCTGGCTGCTGGCCTTCACCCTGTCGCTGGATGACGTGGTGGTGGCCAGCTTCGTTGCCACGCCGGGCTCGACCACGCTGCCGATGAAGGTGTTCGCCTCGGTGCGCATGGGCATCAGCCCGAAGATCAACGCGCTGGCGACCCTGCTGGTGTCGGCGGTGTCGGTGGCCGCGGTGATCGGCTGGTACATCAACGCGCGTGCAGAGAAACGGCGCCAGCGCGACCTGCAGCTGGCCCGTCAGGACAACGGCTGAGGCCCGCACGCCGCCGCCATGCGGCGGCAACACCCGGCTCACGGGTGCCGGCGCAGAATGGGGATCTGCCTGATGGAGATCCCCCATGACCGTCGAAATCGTCAACCCGGCCACCGGCCAGATCACCTACCGCCATGAACTGATCGGCGCGGCCGGGATCGAGCAGCGCCTGCAGGCCGCTGCCGAGGCGTTCCCCGTGTGGGCCGAGCGATCCCTGCAGGATCGCGGCGCCATCCTCAAGAGCATCGCCGCCCAGCTGCGCGCACGCCGCGATGACCTGCAGCAGGCAATGACCGGCGAGATGGGCAAGCTGAAGGCCGAGGCCTTGGCCGAGGTCGAAAAATGCGCGGCCGCCTGCGAGTTCTACGCCGACCATGCCGCGGATTACCTGAAGCCGCAGATCATCGACACCGAGGCGCAGCGCAGCTACGTGCGCTACGAGCCGATCGGCTGCGTGTTCGCGGTGATGCCGTGGAATTTCCCGATCTGGCAGGTGTTCCGTTTCCTCGCCCCGGCCTTCATGGCCGGCAACGTGGCCCTGCTCAAGCACGCCAGCAACGTGCCGCAGTGCGCCGACCTGATCCTGGCGGTGTGTCGTGACGGTGGCCTGCCGGCGGGTGTGTTCGACGTGCTGCACATCGACAACGACCAGGCCGCCGAGGTGCTGCGCGACGCGCGGGTAAAGGCGGTGACCCTGACCGGCAGCGAGCGGGCAGGGCGCTCGATTGCCTCCAATGCCGGCAGCCAGCTGAAGAAATCGGTGATGGAGCTGGGCGGCAGCGATGCCTTCGTGGTGCTCGACGATGCCGACCTGGACAAGACCGTCGCCGCGGCCGTGAAGTCGCGCTTCGACAACAGCGGGCAGACCTGCATCGCGGCCAAGCGCTTCATCGTGGTCGAGGCGGTGGCCGATGCATTCACCCAGCGCTTCGTCGATGCCGCCGGCCAGCGCCGGTACGGTGATCCCAACGACGGCGCCACCACGCTGGCACCGATGGCCCGCGCCGATCTGCGCGACGAGCTGCACAAGCAGGTGCAGGCCAGCGTGGCCAAGGGCGCGCGCGTCCTGGCAGGCGGCGAGCCGATTGCAGGAACCCACGCGGGCTATCCGGCCACGGTGCTCGACCAGGTGGGCCCAGGCATGCCGGCCTACGACGAGGAACTGTTCGGGCCGGTCGCGGCGGTGATCCGGGTCAAGGACGAAGCCGAGGCGCTGCGCGTGGCCAATGACACCCGTTTCGGCCTGGGCGGCAGCGTGTGGACCGGCGACGTGGTGCGCGGCGAGCGCTTCGCTCAGCGCATGGAATGCGGTGCGGCCTTCGTCAACGCCATCGTCAAGAGCGATGCGCGGCTGCCGTTCGGCGGCAGCAAGGAATCGGGCTTCGGCCGCGAACTGGCCGACCACGGCATCCATGAGTTCATGAACATCAAGACCGTCTACGTGGCCTGATCCCGAACGGTGGTGCCGGCCGCTGGCCGGCATTGCCCGCCGCTCCGGTAGGTATCGACCGTTGGTCGATACGCCCTACAACCACCTCGCGCGCTTGAACAACCGGTACAGCCCCACGCACACCGCGGCCACGCCGACGATCATCAGCGGGTAGGACCACGGCTGGTTGAGCTCGGGCATGTGGCTGAAGTTCATGCCGTACCAGCTGGTGATCAGGGTCGGCGCGGCCAGCAGCGCCGCCCACGCACCCAGGCGCTTCACCGTCTCACCCTGCGCCAGCGTCACCAGCGACAGGTTCACGCTCAGCGCCGTGCCCAGCATCTCGCGCAGGGTGTCGATCACATCGCTGATGCGCGCGGCATGGTCGTGCACGTCGCGCACGTACAGCTTCACTTCGTCGGGAATCAGGTCGCCCTGGTAGCGGCGCAGCTGCGCCAGCACATCCTGCAGCGGCGCCACCGCCATGCGCATCTTGTTCAGTTCGCGCTTGAGCTCGTACAGGCGCGTCACCGTGCTGCGCTTGTAGGTCTCGGCGAAGATGTCCTTCTCCAGCAGGTCCAGCGTGTCGCGGAAGCGGGTAGTGATCGGCAGGTAGTTGTCCACCACGAAATCGGCCACCGCGTACAGGCAGTACGACGCCCCCATCTTCAGCAGCTGTGGCTCGCGTTCCACCCGCGCGCGTACCGGCGCGTAGGACAGCGATGCGCCGTGGCGCACGGTCACCAGGAAACGCGGGCCGAGGAAGGCGTGGGTTTCACCGTACTGGATGCGCTCGTCGACCATCTGCGCGGTGGTCATCACCACGAACAGCGAGTTGCCGTAGGCCTCGGCCTTCGGGCGCTGGTGCGCGTTGCGCGCATCCTCGATGGCCAGGTCGTGCAGGCAGAACTCATCCTGCAGTTTCAGCAGCACGTCGTCGTTGGGGTCGAACAGGCCCACCCAGACGAAGCCGTTGCCACTGGCGATCACATCGCTGATGGCGTCCAGGCTGATGTCGTGGCGCTTGCCCTGGTCATCGTAGTGGACGCAGTTGATGACGCAGGCGGGGTTGTTCGATGCGGGTGCGGAAGCGGAGGCGGAGGCGGGCAATGACATGCCCGCCATCCTGCGTCAGCGGGGTGTTTCGGACAAGTGAGGACGACGCGCCAGCACCCAGGCCAGCGCGACGTGCACCGGCAGCAGCAGCACGATCCACTGCACGTTGTACTGCGCCTGCAGGCTCAGCCAGTGCAGCACCAGCGCCGCCACGGACTGTGCGGCCAGCAGCCACAGCACGATGCTGAACATGCGTCCCGGCACGCGCCGGCGCAGCAGCGCGATGGCGCCCGGCAGCAGCAGCACCGCCAGCGGCGAGAGCAGCAGCAGGTTGCGGTTGGCCCACGCGGCGTAGTGGATGCTGAAGCCCCACAGGAACACCAGCACGCCACCGAACAGGGCGCACAGCAGCCAGAACGGCAGGGCGATGCCGGCCAGCAGGCGCGGGCGGCTGCGCAGGGCCAGCACGCCGGCGGCGATCACCAGGCCGCACAGCAGCCACGGCCACCAGCGCCGCGCGAATTCCTTCGGCTCGGGATCGATGCGGTGCGGCAGCAGTTCCTGCTCGCTCTGCACCAGAGGCCGGCCATCGCTGTTGCGCACCTGGCGCAGCGCATCGGCCAGACGCATCGGCACGAAGGCTTCCTGCCAACGCGACAGCGGCTGGTCGGCGAACGGACCGAGGCCGACGTCGAAGCCCAGCCACATCCACGGTGCCGGCGATGCCAGGCGCACCGATTCGCTGCGGTAGGTGTTGCCACGCGAACGTCCGGACAGCTGCGCATGCAGGCCGCCATCCAGTGCCTTGTCGAGGGTGTCGCGCACCATCGTG
This genomic stretch from Stenotrophomonas sp. SAU14A_NAIMI4_5 harbors:
- a CDS encoding ABC transporter permease subunit; this translates as MSPRSAKGLGLGVLLLGFAFLYLPILLLMFYSFNSSRLAMVWAGFSTRAYSDLFADRALMDAMWTSLVVAFWTACTATVLGTLAAMVMTRFRRFRGKQVFGALVTAPLVMPDVILGFSLMALLASMGAIPGFPARGLATIWIAHVTFTLCFVTVVVSSRLQEMDLSLEEAAMDLGASRLTVFGRITLPIIAPALVAGWLLAFTLSLDDVVVASFVATPGSTTLPMKVFASVRMGISPKINALATLLVSAVSVAAVIGWYINARAEKRRQRDLQLARQDNG
- a CDS encoding magnesium and cobalt transport protein CorA gives rise to the protein MAGMSLPASASASAPASNNPACVINCVHYDDQGKRHDISLDAISDVIASGNGFVWVGLFDPNDDVLLKLQDEFCLHDLAIEDARNAHQRPKAEAYGNSLFVVMTTAQMVDERIQYGETHAFLGPRFLVTVRHGASLSYAPVRARVEREPQLLKMGASYCLYAVADFVVDNYLPITTRFRDTLDLLEKDIFAETYKRSTVTRLYELKRELNKMRMAVAPLQDVLAQLRRYQGDLIPDEVKLYVRDVHDHAARISDVIDTLREMLGTALSVNLSLVTLAQGETVKRLGAWAALLAAPTLITSWYGMNFSHMPELNQPWSYPLMIVGVAAVCVGLYRLFKRARWL
- the potA gene encoding polyamine ABC transporter ATP-binding protein; this encodes MPVEAQPEAAVVDANGAPGYLSIRDLRKEFDGFVAVDDVNLDVRKGEIFALLGGSGSGKSTLLRCLGGFETPTKGSITLDGQRLDALPPYQRPVNMMFQSYALFPHMTVEQNIAFGLKQDGLAKDAISRRVGEMLDLVQMAHLGKRKPHQLSGGQQQRVALARSLAKGPKLLLLDEPMGALDKKLRSQMQLELVSIIESSGVTCVMVTHDQEEAMTMATRIAVMDAGWIQQVGKPDEVYEQPANRFVAGFIGSVNLFEGVIDEDLPEYVTVRSPLFPAPVYIAHGITCYEGQPVAFALRPEKVMIGKDEPEGHTNKAQGVIEDIAYFGSHSVYHVRLPSGTKVLANFANSQRWASDGLTWGDEVWVHWRDNDGVVLTS
- a CDS encoding DUF4105 domain-containing protein, whose translation is MKRRGLILSVWLALCVLAMALPQAAFAQAMAAAPATDAAAPQEAPAPRIGVVTMQPGTVFFERFGHDAIVVLDPVSGEAISYNFGYFDPSEDDFISRFARGDMMYYLVALPLQQDLSYYDETGRGASVQWLDLRPDQARALAAGLAERAKPENARYHYDYYTANCATMVRDTLDKALDGGLHAQLSGRSRGNTYRSESVRLASPAPWMWLGFDVGLGPFADQPLSRWQEAFVPMRLADALRQVRNSDGRPLVQSEQELLPHRIDPEPKEFARRWWPWLLCGLVIAAGVLALRSRPRLLAGIALPFWLLCALFGGVLVFLWGFSIHYAAWANRNLLLLSPLAVLLLPGAIALLRRRVPGRMFSIVLWLLAAQSVAALVLHWLSLQAQYNVQWIVLLLPVHVALAWVLARRPHLSETPR
- a CDS encoding NAD-dependent succinate-semialdehyde dehydrogenase, yielding MTVEIVNPATGQITYRHELIGAAGIEQRLQAAAEAFPVWAERSLQDRGAILKSIAAQLRARRDDLQQAMTGEMGKLKAEALAEVEKCAAACEFYADHAADYLKPQIIDTEAQRSYVRYEPIGCVFAVMPWNFPIWQVFRFLAPAFMAGNVALLKHASNVPQCADLILAVCRDGGLPAGVFDVLHIDNDQAAEVLRDARVKAVTLTGSERAGRSIASNAGSQLKKSVMELGGSDAFVVLDDADLDKTVAAAVKSRFDNSGQTCIAAKRFIVVEAVADAFTQRFVDAAGQRRYGDPNDGATTLAPMARADLRDELHKQVQASVAKGARVLAGGEPIAGTHAGYPATVLDQVGPGMPAYDEELFGPVAAVIRVKDEAEALRVANDTRFGLGGSVWTGDVVRGERFAQRMECGAAFVNAIVKSDARLPFGGSKESGFGRELADHGIHEFMNIKTVYVA
- a CDS encoding ABC transporter permease subunit, which codes for MSASGLKRWLPGTRATVIGIPYLWLLLFFAVPFLIVLMISFSHSRVGSPPYTWLLQYVDGAFSLKLNLENYLALFRDSIYAQAFLSSIKIAAISTFLTLLIGYPMAYAIARLSPAARNVAMMLVVLPSWTSFLIRVYAWKAILDRNGLLDQFLQFTGLQSLMTSMGLPKLQLIDTPTAAYIGIVYCYLPFMVLPLYANLVKHDNRLLEAAYDLGAKPWQAFLRITLPLSKAGIIAGCMLVMIPAVGEFVIPEMLGGSETLMVGRQLWNEFFNNRNWPGASAMAVAMILLLLVPILWFNRSQQRLLEGKQA